The following is a genomic window from Amycolatopsis australiensis.
GAGCGTGCCGAGCCGTCTCGCCGCACGTTCGGCGGACGGCTTTCTCGGCGGGACATCGCCGTGGGGACGGGGAGCAGTCACGTCAGCCTGTCCTGGGTTCCACGCACACACTCCGGCTCGGGCAACCGATATATCTTGGCGCGAAATGGTGTCCGGCGCACGAAACAGTATTCATCCAATCGAGTGATAACCCTGCGGAGTCACGCCCACGCGCTCGCGCAGCCACGACCGGGTGGCGTCACGGTATTCCGCCGCGTTTTCGTGCAACGCCACGGAATGACCGGCACCCGGCAGGACGTACATCGACAGATTCGACGGGTCGGCGTAATACGGTGCCTCCTGGGCCCGGAGCACACCGGCGTCCGAACAGTCACGCAGCGCGAGCAGCCCGCAGAAAAGCACGTCCTTTTCGCCCACCACCTGGAAAACCGGTGCGGTGATTCCCTTCGTCGCCGGCAGCACGATCCCGAACACCGCGACCGTGCCCATCCCCGGCACCGAAACCTGGTCCTTGGCCGCCTCGCCGGCGGCGATCACCGCCGGATCGGAATCGCCCGCGGCGTAGAACAACCCGGCTCGCGCACCCGGTTTCGTCGTGAAGTACAGCGGGTCACTGCCCAGCCGGCCGAGCTGCCCGTCGAGCAGCGCAGGCTGCAGGCCGAGCGCCGCGCCGACGGCCAGCACCGGCAGGTGCGTGATGCCGGTCAGCACCACGCCGTCGACGTCGTGGTAGGACGACGCCTCCACGGCGACGACGCCGGACCCGACCGAGTGACCCACGATCACGACCTTCGCGAACCGCACCCCGCCGACGTGCCCGGCGCGCAGGTGGCCGACCACCTCGTGCATCGCCTCGGCCGCCGCCCGGACTGACAGAAGCAGGCTCAGCGGGCGGCTGCTGCGCCCGGCGCCGAGCTGGTCGGCGGCGAAGGTCGCGTAGCCGTGTGCGGCCATGTCGCGCTGGTAGGAATAACGCTCCGGCCGGTACGGCAGGTCCCAGTACGCGCTGTTGTACGTCCCGCCGTGCACGAGCAACTGGACGGTGTCCGGCACATCGGTGCCCGACCCGGACGTGGCAGGCAGGCACGGCCGGCCGTGCACGGTCGCGGGCGCGCCCGGCACCGGCGGCGGCAGCCCGGGACCGGTGACCGGCAGGTCCGTGTCGGTGCAGGAGATCGCGGCGGCCTCGGCGGGCATCGCCGCGGTCAGCAAGGCGAGCAGCACGCCACCGGCGAACAACGCCGCCGTCACCTTGACCGGCACTCTCACGCCGCACTCCCTCTGGACTCGGACAGGTGAAAGGACCCCGGAACACTACACCTCGTAGCCGGACGGGCACCGTCAGGTCCGGCGCGGCACCACCGTCATCGGCAGCCGGTTCGGCTGCATCGTGGCCTTGAGCTGCGCGCGGACCTGCTTACCGGGCACGGGAACCAGCCGCCACCGCACGCCGATCGTCGCGGCGACGATGCCGATCTCCGTCGGCGCGAACACGTGCCCGGGACACAGGCGCGCACCGGCGCCGAACGGGATGTAGGCGCCTTTCGGCAGTTCCGCAGTCTCCTCCGGCGTCCAGCGGTCCGGGTCGAACCGGTCCGGATCGGGGAACCAGCGCGGGTCCCGGTGCAGGGTGTGCTGGCTGACCGCCACCTCGCTGCCCGCCGGGATCCGCACGCCGCCCAGTTCGACGTCTTCGCGGGCGCGGCGCATGAGGATCAGCGGCGGGGTGCGGCGGACGATCTCGTTGACGATCCGGTGCGTGTACACCAGGTCCGGCAGGTCGTCGAAGCGCGCGGGCCTGCCGCCGAGGACCTCGTCGACCTCCGCGTGGAAGCGGCGTTCGACGTCCGGGTGCCGCCCCAGTTCGTGGAAGAACCAGGCCAGCGCGACAGCGGTGGTCTCGGCGCCGGTGGTGAGGATCGTGATGACCTCGTCGTGCACCTGCCGGTCGGTCATGCCTTCGCCGGTGTCCTCGTCGCGCGCCAGCAGCAGCATGGACAGCAGGTCGCCGTGGTCGGCTCCCCGCTCCCGCGCGGCGACGACGGTCTCGCCGATCACCTCGCGCAGCCGCGCGGCGGCGGCGTCGAACTTCCGGTTCGGCGGAATCGGCAGTCTCTCCACGAATTTCGGAGAGAACGCCCGGATCAGCACGTATTTCAGCATGATCGGGATCGAGCGGCGGATCTCGGCGAGCACTTCGCCGCCGAGCGCGGTGAAGAACAGCGTCTGCCCGGCGATGGTGAGCACGAGGTCCTGCATCCGCCGGTCGAACTGGACGACTTCGCCGGGCTGCCACGAGCTCACCAGCTCGCCGGCCAGCTTCGTGATGGTGGTGTCGGCGTAGCCGGCGATCCGCGCGGCCGAACGCGGGCAGCACCAGGCGCCGCCGGCGGCGGTTCAGCTCGCCGTTCGAGGTGGCCAGGCCGTCGCCGAAGAGCGGGCGCATCTTGTCGAAGACCAGGCTCTTGTCGAACTTGTGGGCGTCGGTGGCCAGCACCCGCCAGGCCAGCTCCGGCGTGGTGACCACGTGCACCGGCAGCGACCCGAGCCGGAGTTCGACGACATCTCCGTACGCCGGAAGAGAAGTGAGGAGCTTCAGCGGGTCGCGCAGCAGCGAGCCGGTGTGCCCGAGCACGGGCAAGCGGCCGGGAACGTGCGGCATGGCCTCGCCTCCTCGTGACCGGACACCCTAACGGGGGCGCCGGGCCACCGGACGGGAGTCCGCACGAACGGCGGAGACCGCTACACTCCGCCACGCCGAGCGAGCGCGAGCGCGGGAGGTCCGGTGACCGGGGAGCCGAGCTGGGTACCGCCGGAGATCGACACCACGGTGCTGAACCCGGCGCGGGTGTACGACTTCTGGCTCGACGGCGACCACAACTTCGCCGCCGACCGCGCGCTCGGGGAGCAGATCCTCGAGATCATGCCGGGTGTGCGCGACGCGGCCCGGCTCAACCGGGCGTTCCTGCGCCGCGCGGCGAAGTTCATGGTCGACGCCGGCGTCCGGCAGTTCCTCGACGTCGGCTCCGGCATCCCGACCGTGGGCAACCTGCACGAGATCGTCCAGCAGGCCGACCCCGGCGTGCCGGGTGGTCTACGTCGACCGGGAGCCGGTGGCCGTGGCGCACAGCGAGCTGCTGCTGCGGGGCAACGACCGCTGCGCGGTGCTGCGGGCGGACCTGCGCGACGTCAACGACGTCTTCGAGGGCGCGGGCAAGCTGCTGGACCTCACCGAGCCGATCGGCGTGTTCATGTTGCTGCTGCTGCACTTCGTGCCGGACTCGTGGGACCCGGTGGACATCCTCGCCCGGTACCGCGACCGGCTGGCGCCGGGCAGCTTCCTCGCCGTCACGCACGTCGCGGCCGATTCCGGGTCGGAGCGGCTGGACGAAGCCGTCGAAGCGTACAAGAGCAACCAGGACACGCAGAACCGGCCGGTCCCCCGCACCCGTGACGAGGTGCTCCGCTTCTTCGACGGCTTCGAGCTGGTCGAGCCCGGCCTGGTCGGCTGCGCGATGTGGCGCCCCGAGGGCGCCGGCGACATGTCCGACGACCCGGCGATCAACACGCTGCCCCACGCCGGCGTCGGCCGCAAACCCTGATCACCGCAGGGAGAACGTCGCCAGGTTCACCGGCCCGTCGAACGTCAGGTAGACGTCGTGGCGGCCGGCCGCCTTCGCCAGGTCCGCCGTCACCGTCGTGTAGGCGTACCGGTCGCCGGTCGCCGGGACCGCGGCGGTGCCCAGGACGCGACCGGCCGGCGAGTCCAGGTGGACCGTGACGTGCGCGGGCTCCACTGTGGACACCGACGCGGTGAACCGCGTGGGCCCGTACAGCGCGACGTTCCGGAACGCCAGCCAGCTCCCGGCCACCGCCGCGACCGAAGTTCCCGACGTCTTCGCCGTGTCGGTCAGCGTCGTCCCGGAGTAGTCGTCGAAGTTCTGCGCCTGGGTCGGCCGGCTCAAGTCGCGCGGCGTGCTCCGCTCCCCCGGCACGTAGACCGGCTGCGGCGCGGAGAGTTCGGCAGCGTTGCGGCCCACCGAGAATTCGTGGAGCCCGGCCGCCACCACGGACCGCTCCTGCGCGACGTCCCACGTCGCCAGGTCGGCCACCGGCACCGACAACCGGACCGCCCGTGTCTCGTGCGGTGCCAGCGTCACGCGCGCGAAGTCCCGCAGCCGCTGGACCCCGGACTCCTTCGAGTAGAGCTGGACGACGTCGGTCCCGGTGCGGCCGCCGGTGTTCGTGACGTCGACGCTGACCTCGACCGCCGATCCGACGCGCGCGGCGCGCGGCGCGCCGTACCGGAAGCTCGTGTAGCTGAGCCCGTACCCGAAGGGGTAGAGCGGCTTTCCGCGGTAGTACTGGTAGGTCATCCCGGTCTTCGCGATGTCGTAGTCCAGGATGGACGGCAGGCCCGCGTCGGCGGCGTACCAGGTCTGGGTGAGCCGGCCGGCCGGGTCGACGTCGCCGAACAGCACGTCGGCCACGGCGTGCCCGGTCTCCTGACCCGCGTGGCTGGTCCACACGATCCCCGGCACGGACAGCGTGTCCCAGCCGGTCGTCGGGTAGCTGTTCTCCACCACCACGACGGTGTGCGGGTTCGCCTTCTGCACGGCCTCGATCAGCGCGCGCTGCGCGGGCGCCAGCTCGGTGCTCGTCCGGTCGTTCGCCTCCCGGCCGTTGATGAACGGCATGCTGCCGACCACGACGACGGCGGTGTCGGCGTCCTTGGCCGCGGCGACCGCGCTGCCGACGCCGCTGGTCAACACCTCGCGGCCGAACTTCGTCGCGTGCGCGGCGTCCGGGGCGGAAATCGTCAGCGTCCCGTCGGCGCCGACGACGGCGAACCGGTTGGGGCCGAACCACGGCTCGGCGACCTCGTTGCCCGCGTACTCGAGGACGTAGCTGCCGTCGGGCTGCGCGTCGAGCTTCAGCTGCTGCTGCACGAACCACCCGGAAGGCTGGTCGGCGTCGTTGACCAGCGCGCCGCCGGAGTAGCCGAGGAACTTGCCGTTCGCGGCCGCGCGCAGCGTGTTCTTGCCCGCGCCCCAGTCGTAGACGTCGAACGACTCCGCGGTGCCTGCCGTGGTGGGGCCCGCCGTCACCTTGCCGGCGGTGCCCGGTGCGGTCAGGTACCGGCCGGTGGCGAGGTCCTTGAGCGCGATCCGGTCGACGCCTTCGGACGACGTGACCGTGCCCGAAGCGCCCAGGCGTCCGGCGATGCCCTGCTTCGGCGTGACGCGGTACGGCATCGCGCCGCTGTACCAGTCCTCGTAGAGCGTGTCCGACAACGGGCCGACGACCGCGACCTTCTTGTTCCGGGCCGCGTCGAGCGGGAGCGCGTTCGCGTTGTTGCGCAGCAGCACGACCTGTTCGTCGGCGGCCTTGCGCGCCAGGGCCTGGTGTCCGGGCGAATTGATGACGGCCGGGGTGATGTCGGCGTACGGGTTGCGGCCGGGCGGGTCGAACTCGCCGAGCCGGAACCGCAGCGACAGCAGGTGCCGGTCGGCCTTCTCAACGTCGGCCATGGTCAGCAGGCCCTTGCCCAGTGCCTCTTTGACCGCGGCGACGGTGATCGAGCCGTTCGTGTCGTTGTCGGTGAAGCTGTCGAGGCCGGCCTTGATGGCCGCCGCGTCGGCTTCGGCCTTGGTGGTGTAGTACTTCTCGGAGTTGACCAGGTTGGAGGGCGCGCCGGCGTCGCTCACCACGGCGATGTCCTGCGGCGCCCACTTCCGCAGCAGGCCGCCGAGGTCCGGGCTCACCGTGTTCGGCCGCCCGTTGACCAGGTTGTACGACGGCATGACGGCGTTGGCCGCCCCGTTCTGCAGCGGGATCTTGAACGCCTGCTCGTCGTAGTCGTGCAGGATCTTCGGCGGCACCGAGGAGTTGCTCGTGTCGCGGTCGACCTCGTTGTTGTAGGCGAGGTAGTGCTTCAGCGTCGGGGCGGCCTGCAAGTAGCGCGGGTCGTCGCCCTGGATGCCGCGGCCGTACGCGGTCGCGAGCTCGCCGGTGAGGTGCGGGTCCTCGGAGTAGCCCTCTTCGTTGCGGCCCCAGCGCGGGTCGCGCAGCAGGTTCACCACCGGTGCCCACAGGTTGAGGCCCCACAGTGTCGGGTTGCGCGCGTTGAACCCGCGCGCCTCCTGGCCGACGGCCGCGCCGACCTGCTTGACCAGCGCCGGGTCCCACGTCGACGCCAGGCCGATGGCCTGCGGGAACACCGTGCCGTCGGCTTTGACGACGGCACCGTTGGCGTCGTAGTCCGTCGACCAGGCGACGCCGTGCAGCGCTTCGGTGCCGGTCTTGAACACGCCGATGCCCAGCCGCGGGATGGCCGGCTCGTACTGGTGCAGCAGCGAGATCTTCTCGTCCGCGGTGAGCCGCGAGAGCAGGTCGTCGATCCGCGTCGCCAGCGGCAGGGACGGATCGCGGAACGGCATCGGGGCGGCCGCGAGCGCCGACGCCGGGGCCAGCAGCAGGGTCGCGGTCACCACCGGGACGAGAGCACGGCGGAGCGGGGACTGGCGCACGGACGGCCTCCCGGGATCGTCGAATCGTTTCGACAGTGCGGCGCGGAACATTCGCGGGCGAAGGTGGGGATGGTGACGACTATTACAGCCGCGTGAGGGCGCGGTCAAGACTTCTTGGGAGCGCGCCCAGCCACCCCGGCGACCCTGCGAAACTGCGGGCTGAGCTGCTCGAAGATCCGTCATCAGCGGTGTTCGACACTTTCGACGCCGGCCCGGATCGTCGAATACGAATCGAATATCCGCGCGCGGCGAATTCCGCTTGTGTTTCCGGCGAACGTCACTTACCTTCGTGCCATCGTCGATGCGCTTCGACGACCGATCCCCTCCCCGTCCCCAGGAGGCCGCCCGTGGTCACGATCAACGACGTCGCCAACGCGGCGGGCGTGGCCCCCAGCACGGTGTCGTACGTGATCAGCGGCAAGCGCTCGATCTCGCCGAAGACGCGGCGGCTGGTCGAGGAGAGCATCCGCAAGCTCGGCTACCACCCGCACGCCGGGGCCAGGGCGCTGGCCAGCAGCAAGACCAACGTGCTGGCGCTCGTCGTGCCACTGCGCACGGACCTCAACGTCGCCGTGGTGATGCAGTTCGTCGCCGCGGCGGTCACCGCGGCCCGCGCGCACGACCACGACCTGCTCCTGCTCACCAAGGACGAAGGCCCCGCCGCGCTGCAGCGGGTGGCGTCGTCGGCGATCGCCGACGCCCTGATGGTGATGGACGTCGAAGCCGCCGACCCGCGGGTGCCGATGCTCATCGCGCTCGACCTGCCGGTGGTGCTCATCGGCGTGCCCGACCACCCGGCCGGGCTGAGCTGCGTCGACCTGGACTTCACCGCGGCCGGCTCGGCGTGCGTCGCGCACCTGGCTGACCTCGGCCACCGCTCGATCGGGCTGATCGGCCCGTCGCCCGCGGTCTACCGGCGCGGCACGAGCTACGCGACGCGGTTCCTGCGCGGGTTCGACGAAGCCGCGAAAAGCCGTGACGTGCGGGCGCAGTCCCGGGCGTGCGCCCATTCCTACGAAGCGGTGAGCGCCTGCCTCGACGACCTGCTCGCCGCCGACCCGAACCTGACCGGCCTGGTCGTGCACAACGAGGCCGTCCTGCCCGGGCTGCTGTCGGACCTGCGCCACCGCGGCCTGCGGGTGCCCGAGGACATCTCCGTCGTCGCGGTGTGCCCGGACGCCATGGCCGAGCAGCACGCGGTCGCGCTGACCACGGTCGCCATCCCGGCCGAGGAGGTCGGCGCGCAGGCCGTCGAGATGACCATGCGCCGGCTCGCCGGCCACACCACCCCGGAGGTCCGGCTGCTCGGGCCCCGCCTCACCCGGCGCGACAGCACCGCCGCGCCGCGCGCCTGACCCGGTTCTGCTCCACCGCCGAAGGAGAATCGCCATGTCCGTAGCCCGTCGCGCCCTCGTCCTGACCGCGGGTGCCGCGAGCGCCGCCCTGCTGGCCGCGTGCAGCCCGAGCCCGGCACCGTCCGCTTCGGACGGTGCCGGCGCCCCGGCCGCCACGTCCGTCACGGAGCTCGACTACTACGCCGACGAGCAGGGTTCCGCGGCGTGGCAGAAGATCCTCGACGCGTGCGCCGCGCAGACCGGGATCAAGATCCAGCGGCAGACCGTGCCGACCGCGCAGATGCTGCCCAAGGTGCTGCAGGGGGCCAGCTCGAAGACGCTGCCGAACCTGCTCTTCACCGACAACCCGACGTTGCAGCAGGTCGCCGCCACCGGCGCGCTGACCCCGCTGTCGGACTACGGCATCACCACCGACGGCTACTACCCGAGCATCGTCAAGGCCGGGACCTACCAGGACAAGCTCTACGGCGTGGCCCCCGGCGTCAACGGCCTCGCGCTCATCTACAACAAGGACCTCCTGGCGGCGGCGGGCGTCGAGCCACCGAAGACGTGGGACGAGCTGAAGGCCGCCGCGGCGAAGCTGACCAAGGACGGCAAGTACGGCCTGGCCTTCTCCGCGATCCCGTCCGAAGAGGGTACCTGGCAGTTCCTGCCGTTCTTCTGGAGCAACGGCGCCGAACTGTCCCAGCTGGACTCCCCGAAGGCCACCCAGGCCCTGCAGTACGTCACCGACCTGGTGAACTCCGGGTCGGCGTCGAAGTCCGTGGTGACCTGGAACCAGAACGACGTCGCCGACCAGTTCGTCGCGGGCAACGCCGCGATGATGGTCAACGGCTCGTGGAACCTGGCCCGGCTCGACGAGCAGAAGTCCCTGCACTACGGCGTGGTGCCGATCCCGGTGCCGCAGGCGGGCGGCAAGCCGGTGGTCGCGCTCGGCGGCGAGGTCGGCACGGTGCCGGTCACGAGCGGGCCCGCCCAGCAGGCCGCCGGCAAGGTGCTGTCCTGCATCCTCTCCGAGCCCACGATGCTGCAGTGGAGCAAGGCGCACGCCTACGTCCCGTCGAAGACGGCCGCGGCCGCGAAGTTCGGCGCGGAGCAGCCGGCGATGCAGGCGTTCGTCGACGAGGTCGGCACCGCCCGCTCCCGTACCGCCGAGCTCGGCGAGAAGTACCCGAAGGTGTCGCAGGCACTGGCCGACGCGCTGCAGGCGGCCCTGACCGGCAAGCAGCCGGCCGACCAGGCGCTGAAGGCCGCGCAGCAGGCGAGCGGGTCGTGACGCTGGTCGCCCCGGCCGGGGTCGCCGCGCCGGCCCGCAGCGGCCGGAAGTCCCGGCGGGACAACCGGTTCGCCGCGTGGGCGTTCCTGCTGCCGGCCCTGGCCTACATCGTCGTGTTCTTCGGCTATCCCCTGGTCGCGAACCTGGTGATGAGCACGCAGAACTACACGGTCAAGTCGTTCTACACCGGCGAAGCACCCTTTGTCGGCTTCGCGAACTACTCCGCCGTCCTGCACAACCCGCTGTTCGGCACGGCGGCGCTCAACACGGTGCTGTTCACGGCCGGCTCGCTGGTCTTCCAGTTCGCCATCGGCCTCGCGCTGGCGGTGTTCTTCAACGGCCGGTTCCTGGGCAGCGCGCTGCTGCGGTCCCTGCTCCTGCTGCCGTGGCTGCTCCCGCTCGTGGTGAGCGGCGCGGTCTGGCGGTGGATGTTCGACCAGGACCACGGCGTGCTGAACGCGGCCCTGCGGTTCGCCGGGATCGACGCGGTGCCGTGGCTGAGCAGCACGAGCTGGGCGCTGCCGGCGGTGATCCTCACCAACATCTGGGTCGGCATCCCGTTCAACCTGGTCATCCTGCACGGCGGGCTGCGCGCCATCCCCGCGTCGCTCTACGAAGCCGCGGCGCTGGACGGCGCGAACGCGTGGCAGCGGTTCCGCCACGTCACCTGGCCGCTGCTGCGGCCGGTCACCGGGATCGTGCTCATGCTCGGGCTGGTGTACACGATCAAGGTGTTCGACGTGATCATGGTCGTCACCGGCGGCGGCCCGGCCAACGCGACGCAGACGCTGACGACGTGGTCCTACCGGCTGTCCTTCCAGGACTTCGCGTTCGGCCAGGGCGCCGCGGTCGGCAACGTCCTGATCGTGGTGGCGACGGTGTTCGGGCTGCTGTACCTGCGCTCGGCGAAGGCGACACTGGCGGAGGCGGCGGCATGAAGACGTCGTCCTGGCCCCGCACCGTGTCCGGCGTGCTGATCGTCGCGGTGCTGCTGTTCCCGCTGTACTGGATGGTCAACGCCTCGCTGCAGCCGAGCGGCGCGCTGCTGGCCCCCGACCCGGCGTTCTTCCCGGCCGGCGGCACCCTCGACGGCTACCGCAAGGCGGTCTCCTCGCAGGGCCCGCACCTGCTCTCCAGCGTCGTCGTCGCGCTCGGCACCGTGCTCGTCTCGCTGCTCGTGGCCGCGCCCGCGTCCTACGCGCTGGCCCAGCTGAAGGTCCGCGGCGGTCCGGTGCTGGTGTTCGTGCTGCTCATCGTGCAGATGATCCCGGGCATCGTGATGGCCAACGCGCTGTACACGGTGTTCAGCAACCTCGGGCTGATCGACAACTACCTCGGGCTGGTGCTCGCGGACTCGACCGCGACCATTCCGTTCGCCGTGCTCCTGCTGCGCGCCTTCATGATCTCGGTGCCGAAGGAGCTCACCGAAGCGTCGCGAGTGGACGGTGCCGGGTACTGGCGCACGTTCGTCTCGATCATCCTCCCGGTCAGCCGCAACGCGCTGGTCACCGCCGGGCTGTTCGCCTTCCTGTTCGCCTGGGCGGACTTCCTGTTCGCCGTCACCCTCACCACCGGGCAGTCGTTCGAGCCCATCACGGTGGGCATCTACCGGTTCGTCGGCAACCAGTCCGCCGACTGGAACGGGATCATGGCCACCGCCGTCCTCGCCGCGATCCCCGCCGCCGTCCTGCTCGTCGTCGCCCAGCGCTACGTCGTCGCCGGGCTGACCAGCGGCGCCGTCAAAGACTAAGGAGACCGCTTGATCGCCACGACCGAAGACGGCCGCTCGCTGGAAGTGACCGTGCGGCACGAGGTGCTGCGCGTGGAGCCGTGGGGCACCGACAGCCTGCGGGTGCGGGCCGGACGGCACCGCATCCTCGACGACGTGCCGGGTGCGCTGCTGCCCGCGAAGCCGTCCGCCGCGACCGCGGAGGCCACCGAGCGGTCCGGGCGGGTGGTCAACGGCGCGCTCACCGCGATCGTCGAGATCGCCGACACCGACACCGGGATCGACGCGCAGCTGCGGTTCGTCCGCACGGACACCGGCGAGGAGCTGCTGGCCGAGCAGCGCGCGCACTTCTGGTGGCCGGGCGCGCGGCTGTTCATGCCGTCGCGCAACGACTACGGCCGGTTCGAGCAGCGGTTCACCGCGTACGAGGGCGAGAAGATCTACGGCCTCGGCCAGCACACGCACGGCCGGCTCGACCAGAAGGGCCTGGTGCTCGACCTGGTGCAGCGCAACGCCGAGGTGTCGGTGCCGTTCCTGCTCTCCAGCCGCGGCTACGGCTTCCTGTGGAACACCCCGGCGGTCGGCCGGGTCGAGCTGGCGGAGAACGGCACCCGCTGGGTCGCCGACGACGCCCGCCAGCTCGACTACTGGGTGACCACCGGCGACGGGCCGCGCGAGATCCTCGGCCACTACGCCGACGCGACCGGGCACCCACCGATGCTGCCGGAGTGGGCGGCCGGGTTCTGGCAGTCCAAGCTGCGCTACCGCACCCAGGACGAACTGCTGTCGGTGGCGCGCGAATACCACGCGCGCGGGCTGCCGCTGTCGGTGATCGTGGCGGACTTCTTCCACTGGACCCACCTCGGCGACTGGAAGTTCGACCCGGCCGAGTGGCCCGACCCGGCGGGGCTGGTGCGCGCGCTCGCGGAACTCGGCGTCAAGCTGATGGTGTCGGTGTGGCCGTCGGTGAGCCCGCTGTCGGAGAACTACCGCGAGCTGCACGAGCGGGGCCTGCTGGTCGCCGCGGAGAACGGCGTCCCGGCGCACGCGCCGTGGAAGGACAAGGGTTTCGGCGTCGAAATGCCGGTGGCGTTCTACGATCCGACCAACCCGGCGGCACGGGAGTTCGTCTGGGCGAAGGTCAAGCGGAACTACTACGACCTGGGCGTGCGCGCGTGGTGGCTGGACGGCGACGAGCCGGAGATCCAGCCCGGGCACCCGCACAACCTGGGCTTCCACGCGGGTCCGGGCGCGGAGGTGTTCAACCTCTACCCGCAGGCGAACGCGCAGACCTTCCACGACGGCATCCGCGCCGAAGGCGACGACGAGGTGGTGCTGCTGAGCCGGTCGGCGTGGGCGGGCAGCCAGCGGTTCGGCGCGGCGCTGTGGTCGGGTGACGTCCCGGCGACGTGGGAGTCGCTGCGGGCGCAGGTCCGGGCGGGGCTCAACGTGGCGGTGGCCGGCATCCCGTGGTGGACCACCGACATCGGCGGCTTCCACGGCGGTGACCCGGCGTCGCCGGAGTACCGCGAGCTGATGGTGCGCTGGTTCCAGTACGGGGTGTTCTGCCCGCTGTTCCGGCTGCACGGCTTCCGCGACCCGAGGACGGACTTCGGGCCGTCGATGACCGGCGGCCCCAACGAGGTCTGGTCGTTCGGCGACGCGGCGTACGAGTCGATCACCGAGTCGCTGCGGCTGCGGGACCGGCTGCGGCCCTACCTGATGACCCAGATGCGGGTGGCGCACGAGCAGGGCGTCCCCCCGATGCGGCCGCTGTTCGTCGACTTCCCGCG
Proteins encoded in this region:
- a CDS encoding glycoside hydrolase family 31 protein, with the protein product MIATTEDGRSLEVTVRHEVLRVEPWGTDSLRVRAGRHRILDDVPGALLPAKPSAATAEATERSGRVVNGALTAIVEIADTDTGIDAQLRFVRTDTGEELLAEQRAHFWWPGARLFMPSRNDYGRFEQRFTAYEGEKIYGLGQHTHGRLDQKGLVLDLVQRNAEVSVPFLLSSRGYGFLWNTPAVGRVELAENGTRWVADDARQLDYWVTTGDGPREILGHYADATGHPPMLPEWAAGFWQSKLRYRTQDELLSVAREYHARGLPLSVIVADFFHWTHLGDWKFDPAEWPDPAGLVRALAELGVKLMVSVWPSVSPLSENYRELHERGLLVAAENGVPAHAPWKDKGFGVEMPVAFYDPTNPAAREFVWAKVKRNYYDLGVRAWWLDGDEPEIQPGHPHNLGFHAGPGAEVFNLYPQANAQTFHDGIRAEGDDEVVLLSRSAWAGSQRFGAALWSGDVPATWESLRAQVRAGLNVAVAGIPWWTTDIGGFHGGDPASPEYRELMVRWFQYGVFCPLFRLHGFRDPRTDFGPSMTGGPNEVWSFGDAAYESITESLRLRDRLRPYLMTQMRVAHEQGVPPMRPLFVDFPRDAAAWEVADQFLLGPDLLVAPVLSPGATSRRVYLPEGAAWADAVTGARHDGGGWVEADAPAERIPVFLRDGARLPITGRE